Within Alteromonas sp. LMIT006, the genomic segment GTGCCCAGAAGACTGTAAATACTGCCCGCAAAGTGCGCGGTATGACACCGGTTTAGAAAAAGAACGTTTGTTGGAAATTGAAAAAGTCATCGAGCGCGCGAAAGAAGCAAAGGCAGCCGGCTCGACCCGTTTTTGTATGGGGGCGGCGTGGCGCAATCCCAAAGATCGCGATATGCCGTATGTTGTGGATATGGTCAAACAAGTCAAAGCGATGGGCATGGAAACCTGTATGACGTTGGGCATGCTCACGCGCGACCAAGCCTTAATGCTCAAGCAAGCGGGCCTGGATTATTACAACCATAATCTAGATACGTCTCCAGAATACTACGGCGATATCATTACCACGCGTACCTATCAAGACCGTTTAGACACACTGCAAAATGTGCGCGATGCCGGCATGAATGTGTGCAGTGGCGGGATTGTCGGCATGGGCGAGTCAGCACAAGACCGCTCGGGCTTGTTGATGGCACTGGCCAATCTTGAACGCCACCCAGAGAGTGTACCGATTAATATGCTGGTCAAAGTCAAAGGCACACCGCTTGATAAGGTGGACGACTTGGATGGCTTTGAGTTTATTCGCACCATCGCGGTGGCGCGCATCATGATGCCCAAATCCTATGTGCGGTTATCCGCAGGGCGTGAGGCGATGAACGAGCAGATGCAGGCGCTGTGTTTTATGGCGGGCGCAAATTCGATTTTTTATGGGTGCAAACTGCTCACCACATCAAACCCAGAATCTCACGCGGATGTTCAGCTATTCAAAAAGCTCGGGATTAATCGCGAAATGACCAAATCGTTTTCGGATGAAGCGTACGAAGCGGCGTTAGCCGATGAAATCTCAGCGCAAGCTCAAGCAGAGTTGTATACCGAAGTGAAATAATGGATATGTCTGATTCGTTTGCAAAGCGTTTCCGCGCAGCGCTCGCCAAAAAAGCACAAGAAGACTTACTGCGTACTCGTCGTATTGTCGAGGATGATTACGCTGGTGTGCTCAATGTCGATGGCAAGGCGTATTTGAATTTTGCCGCAAACGATTATTTGGGACTGCGTTTTGATGAGCGTGTATTGCAACCGTTTGTCGAAGGTCTGTCAAAATATGGCGCAGGCTCTGGCGCATCGCCACTGGTCACCGGTCATAGTATTGAGCATGCGCGCTTGGAAGCTTGGTTAGCTGAAAAGCTTGGCCGCGAAGCGGTGTTGTTGTTCTCTTCTGGCTTTGCAGCCAATCACGCCTTGTGCCAAGCGCTGTTACAAAAAAACGATGTGGTGGTAAGCGATAAACTGATGCATGCTTCGTTTATTGAGGGCGCCATGGTCAGTGAGGCGCACTTAAAACGCTTCGCCCACAACGATATCGCACATGCGAGGACGTTACTAGACGGGATTGATTCAAGTCATGCGGTGTTGCTTGCGTCAGAAGGCGTCTTCAGCATGGATGGTGATACTGCTCCAGTGGCTGATTTAGTTTCGCTCGCACATGAGAGTAACGCCATGTTGATGCTTGATGATGCGCATGCATTAGGAGTGTTAGGTGACAGAGGCCTTGGCAGTGTCGATGCGTTTAATTTAACACAAGACGATTGTCCGGTATTGATGGGCACCTTTGGTAAAGCGGTGGGCACATCCGGAGCGTTTATTGCCGGTTCACATGAGTTGATTGATTATCTGGTCAATCACGCCAAACACTATATTTATTCTACCGCGATGAGCGCGGCCAATGCGCGGGCGACGTTGGCCAGTCTTGAGTTGATTGTAGCCGGTGAGCAGCGGACTCGTTTATTCGCTAATATCGCCCGTTTTCGTGACGGTGTGGCGCGTCACGGGTTACCTGTTTTGGCTTCCAATACTGCTATTCAGCCGTTTATTATCGGTTCTGCCGATGGCGTGTTACAGGCATCCGACTATCTTCGTTCATTGGGGGTGTGGGTCGGCGCCATTCGCTCGCCTACCGTACCTAAAGGCTCCGACCGCTTGCGTATTACCTTATCCGCGGTGCATTGTGATAAAGACATCGATGCGCTGATTGATGCCTTGTGTTTGCTAAGAGAGCAAGAATGGGGGTAGTCAATACATCGCCCACGGTGGATAAAATGCGTGTGGCCGAACAGTTTTCACGCCATGCCTCAGAGTATGTTAAACAAGCAAAAGTTCAGCACCGCATTGCGGTTGAAGGCTTGGCTCGAGCATCAAAATGGTTTGCTGGCCGTGGTGAGTGTGTTGTCGACTTAGGGTGCGGGGTAGGGCACAACTTAGATGCGTTGAGTGAGTACGCTGAAAAAGTCATTGGGGTCGATATTGCCACTGGTATGGTGGCTAATAATGTCTCTTCGCATCTTATTGTACAAAGCGATTTTGACGAGTTGAGTTTACCAAATGCATCGGTCGATTTTGTATTTTCATCAATGGCCTTGCAATGGTCGAATTCTCCGATGCGAGTTTTGAGTCATATTCATCGCATTTTAAAGCCAGGTGGCCGAGCCATGTGTGCCATTATGGTGTCGCCAAGTTTTGTGCGGTTGCATGAGGCGTTTACCGCTGCGGGCTTACCAGGACGGATCAATGAATTTGCAGCGAGCTCAGCATGGCACAGTGAGTTATTCAGTGAGTGTCAGTTGGACGAGCAAGTGTTTGTTGATGAGTTTGACGATTTTCGTGCGATGATGGGCTCAATTAAAGAGATTGGGGCGAGTACCGTGATAAGTCAAGCCGATGTGTCTCCAATAGGTCGTGCTCAATATGAACACATTATCGATGGTTTAGAAGGTGATTACAGTCTGGATTATCGCGTGTGTTTTTTGTCTTTAGTTAAGTAGAGGGTATGAGAATTATGCAGGCGTTTTTTGTCACTGGCACGGATACGGATGTAGGCAAAACCGTCATCAGTGCGGGTCTTATGTTGGCGCTGACACAACATGGTCATTCTGTGATTGGACACAAGCCCATTTCGGCTGGGTGCGAGCTGGTTATTGAAGATGGGGAAGCCGGCTTACACAATGAAGATGCCTTGGCGTTGATGGCGCAAGCATCGGTTCAACTGCCCTATGAATGGGTCAATCCCATTGCGTTTGCACAGCCAATTGCCCCGCACATCGCAGCAGACATGGCGCATCAGGCAATCGATACAGCGGTATTGGATGAGGCGTTGGCGCGTTTACAGCAAGTCGATGCAGATGTTTTGTTGGTCGAAGGCGCGGGCGGTTGGGCGTTGCCCATTGGCAATGGCAAGCTGTTGTCTGAGTGGGTGGCCAAGCATCAATTACCCGTTGTGATCGTGGTAGCGTTGCGTCTGGGGTGTCTCAATCATGCGTTGTTAACCTATCAGGCGGTCAAAGCCAGTGGCTGTGACGTATTGGGTTGGGTGGCGAATGATTTTTGTGACCAGCCGTTTGCGCAAGAGAATATCAAAACACTCAAATCCATGTTGGATGCGCCGTGTTTGGGTGTGGTGGGTAAGGTGTCGAGAGCAGAAGAAGTCGCGGCGCAATTGGATGTGAAGGCTTTGGGTTAGAGCCAGTTACTTTTTTAAGCTTTTACAAATTCTAATTAGCTCCAATGGCTCGTATACTGGGAGCTGAATACCTTTATAGTCCTTTGGGTTTCGCGTGACAATACCATCGGCTTTGCTGCACATACCCGAATATACTTGAACTGCATCTTCGAAGTCCTTTAGTTCTGAATGTAGTGCTAAGTCTATGACTTTAGAATCAACAGATGATAGTTCGAAAATTGTAAGTAACTTTTCAATACTTGAGCGAGCGTGTTTTCGATTGTAAGTTTTTGATATTAAGTAATCTAAAGTGGTGACAGTTGTTGCACACAAGAATCCTCTTAAACGTCCTTGCTCAACAAAACTTATTAATGTCGAAGAGTTTTTTACAAATTCATCACGTTCAAGCAGGACATCGAGCACGATGTTTGTATCAAATAAGATTTTCACAAATATTTGCTTTCAAGGTGTTTTTTGTAGTCATCAACTGTCAGTTTCACTTTTTTAGAAGAACCAACAAGAGAGCGTGTAATTGGTGCGAGTTCTTGCTTTTCTTCTTCGCTTTGAATTGCTGCAAAGTAATTAGCAACCACATGCGAAAGTGAGACACCATTATGCTGAGCATACCTTTTTGCAGAATCAATAAGTCGTTCTTCTAATCTTAATGTTAGCTTGGACTGCATAACACCTCCTTAAAAAATGACGTATAAATTTATATATAATTATACGTCTAACTACGTAAAGTGCAATAATGTAAACACAAACTTTTCATTTAAGCGTCTCCGATCAGAGGAGTTTTGCAAATACCCCAAAAAAATTAAAGATAAAGATGACTCAAGTCACTTCCTTTAGACACAACCGTTTTCTCAGCGTTCAAAAACTGAATCCCATCTTCAATATCAGCCAATTCCAATGATTCTCCATGCAATATCAACGCACTGCCTTCGCGTATGCCAATGATGGGAATGTGCGGATGCAACAAACTAAACTCCATGAGCCGTTGGTCACGCGTTTCACCGTGAAAATCCTTTGGATGCTCATCGGTATAATGCGGGTTGAGTTGGAATGGGACAAAACCCAGGGCGTTGAATGAGGGTGGTTCGATGATCGGCATGTCATTGGTGGTGCGAATGGTGGCACCGCAGATATTGGAGCCTGCGCTCCAACCAATGTATGGCGTACCGGTTTTGACCGCTTCTTGAATGGGCGCTATTAAGCCTTGGGTTTGTAACTGATACAACAGATGAAACGTATTGCCGCCACCAACCAGTATGGCTTCAGCGTCTTTAACAGCTTGAATTGGGTCGCTGAAGGTATGGATCCCGACAACCTGATACTCGGGCAGTGCTTGTTGTACCATCGCCGTGTAGTCGTCATAAGAGATGCTGACCCCGGCAAAGGGAACGAATAAGAGCCGTTTGCGATCCCCAAGGTGACGGTCAATGAGATCACGATTTGGGGCTAGGTATTCTGAATTATGAGCGCGGGAGCTAGAAAGCATTAGTACGTGCATGGTGAAATATCTTCTTGTTAGCAATCATTAATGGAGTCATTCTATAACAGATTTAATCTCAAATTGAAAAACGGTTAATACTGAAGTAGTCCAAGAGGTAGAAAATTAGGCATGATAGGCTATGCTCTTGACAAACAATTTTGTTAGGAAAAACTATGTCACAATTCAATTTAAGCAACCTTAAACGCTCTCAACTCGTCATTATACCTGCCATCCTTGCCGCCTATAGCATGGGAGGTAAAGAGACATTTTTAGGTATGAAAAGTGAGCGGGTCTTTGTGATGTTACTCGCTGTCGTAGTGATTAATTTGATTCTTGAATGTCGCAAGATGGGGAAAGACGGCTAAGGAGGCATCGTTTTAAGCGAGGTTTTTGTACAGCATCAGGCCTCACATCATCAAACGTTGGTACTTTGGGTGGGGCAGCCACTCTGAAATAATGCATTTATGGCCTGCTTAGTACGTGCACGATCAATCTCAGAGAGACGGCCGGCCCTTCGTAGGATTAGCTCAGCATCTAAAGTAAATATTTTCATTCGCACGATAGAAGGATGTGCTAATCCAGTAGAGTCCAAGTCCTTGATGTGGATATCCAATGGCCAGGGAAATTGCTTTGAACTAGTGATCATTGCCAACACATATTTTCCGCTTTTAGACAATATATCATTGTTTAGAACCAAAGCAGGGCGTCTTTTAGAGGCAGATTTATCGGTAAATGGAAACGGAACCACTACGACATCAAATTGTTCATAAATCACGGTAGGCCTCTTCATCGTCTAGCGAGTTCCACTCTGTCATCGTTTCTTGCACAGCATGGGTAAATGCAAGGTCGATTGGTTGTGCCTTACGTAATGTAATGTGCCCAGATTGTTGTTCGAAAACGACTTGATCACCCGCATGTAAGCCGAGCTCCTCTCTCACGGCTTGAGGGATAGTTGCCTGATACTTTTGTGTTAACCGACTTAGACTGCTTTTCATAACTTATGCGCCTTTTGGTAATGGGTAATACAAGTATTACCCCAGTATGGGCATTTTGCAAGTCTAGTGTGGCGAGATATTATGCTGTTGCAACTTGCGGTACAAGGTGCGTCTAGATATCCCTAGTTGCTGGGCTAACTCGTCGATGTGACCCTCAAAATGTGCGATGCATTGCCGTAGATAGTCTGCTTCAGCATCAGCTAATGTTGTCAGTGCAAAGCCGTTACTGCCGGTCATTGACAGATCAACACTTTGTACGCAAGAGCTTTGCTCGTTTACGTCAGGGGAGGGCTCATACTGGCGAATGTGTTCTGGCAAATCATCTGCTGTGATCTCGTCTTCCAGTGCCAGTAAAGCGGATTGCTCAACAATGGAGCGCAGTTCGCGGATATTCCCGGGAAAAGGGTACTTCAATAATAAGGCTAAGGCATCCGGATGAAATTGTTTTGTTACCGAGTCCACAGAAAGGTTGGACGATTGTAAAAAGTGCTCAATTAACATAGCAATATCACTCTTGCGTTCGCGCAAACTGGGTAGATGGATCGGGAAGCCGGCAATACGGTAGTATAGGTCCTGTCGAAACTCCCCATCTTTGACCATCTGAGCGAGATCTTTGTGGGTCGCGCACACCAGTCTAAAATCTGCTTGTTTTTCGATTAAACCACCAACGGAACGATAGCGTTTGGTTTCAAGCAGTCGCAGTAGTTTGACTTGCATGTTTAAGGGCACATCGCCGATTTCATCAAAAAATATCGTGCCGCCTTGGGCACTCTCGACCAACCCTCGCTTTTTGAAATTGGCACCCGTAAACGCGCCTTTTTCATGGCCAAATAACTCGGACTCAAACAAATTATCATTAAGGCCTGCGCATTCAATGATCACAAATGGCGATTGACTGCGCTGGCTTGAGGTGTGCAACGCCTGTGCCACGAGCTCTTTACCCGTACCAGTTTCTCCTTGTAACAACACGGCAATGTCGGCAGTGGCTGCACGGTTAATTTTATGCAGCATGTTTTTGAATGCTGTTGATTGACCCAACAGCGTATTGGCTTTACTCGCGACAGACGCGTAGGGCACATCGGTAATGATTTCGATGTAGCCTAGTAGTTGTGCTTCGTCGTCATAAATGGGTTTCATGACGATGTCGCAGTAGCGCTTGCCATTTGGCGTTTCATGAACATGAATGACATTCGCAGGTCGCTGTGTTTCTCGACATTGTGCCAGAGGACAGGATTCACCATTTTGATCACAAGGTACATCAGAGTGATGCGATACTTTGTGGCATTTGCTCTCATCGATATCGACGAGCAAAGGCTGGCGTGCGGTATACGCATCGTTCGCCGCACGAATCGTGTATTGCTCATCGATAAACACTGCGGGTTTTTCGATCGCATTGATCATGGCTTGAATAATGTGAATGTTCATGTGTGTCAATTATGTTTTGGGTTTGTGCCAATTTTGGCACAGAAAGACCGTTTCATCTAGAAAAATGCAGGTTCAGTCGCCCGTTATGGTGACGGTTTGAATTTAGGTATTGATATTACTAGTTTTTTTATTTTTGGTATGTTTCTTGTAAGTGTAAATAACAGAGATTCAACACATGTTTTTTACGCACAGGAGACCAATATGAACGAAACGGTCATCGAGTTATCGAGATTTCAGTTTGCCTTAACGGCCATGTTCCACTTTATTTTTGTCCCGTTGACCCTTGGGTTGTCGTTTTTATTAGCGATCATGGAATCTGTTTATGTCATGACCGGCAAAGAGATCTACAAACAAATGACCAAATTCTGGGGCAAGTTGTTCGGGATTAATTTTGCCATAGGTGTGGCCACAGGTTTGACCATGGAATTTGAGTTTGGCATGAACTGGTCTTATTACTCGCATTATGTGGGAGATATCTTTGGTGCTCCTTTGGCGATTGAGGGATTGATGGCGTTTTTCCTAGAATCGACCTTCGTCGGCATGTTTTTCTTTGGTTGGGAGCGCATGTCCAAAGTCAAACACTTGATGGCAACTTGGCTGGTGGCATTGGGCTCAAATTTTTCTGCCTTGTGGATCTTAATTGCCAACGGCTGGATGCAGTATCCAGTCGGTGCTGAATTTAATATTGATACCATGCGTATGGAAATGGTGAATTTTGCTGAGGTAATATTTAATCCAGTGGCTCAAGTCAAATTTGTGCATACGGTCTCTGCAGGGTATGTTACTGGAGCCATTTTTGTTCTCGCCATCAGCTCATGGTATTTGCTCAATCATCGTGAAATCGCCTTTGCCCGTCGCTCGTTTGCGATTGCCGCCGCATTTGGTTTAGCTTCTACCTTGTCGGTCATTCTGTTAGGGGATGAATCAGGCTATGAGCTTGGCGATGTACAACAAGTCAAATTGGCCGCGATTGAAGCGGAATATACTACGCATCCGGCACCTGCGCCATTTACGGTGATTGGTGTGCCAAACGATGACACACAACATGTCGATTATGCTGTGCGAATCCCGTATGTGATGGGGATCATTGCGACCCGTTCCCTTGATGAAGAGGTTCCAGGGTTAGATCAACATCGCATCGAACATCGTGAGCGCATCATTACTGGTGGTCAGGCACTGACGATGCTGGAACGAATCAAAAACGGGACGGCGACGCAAGCCGAAACGCTCTTTTTTGATACTCATAAAGATGACATTGGGTATGGCATGTTGTTGCAGCCATTTACCAAAGATTTAGCGAACCCATCTGAGGAGGCGTTAGACAAAGCGGTGGATTACTCGATCCCGTCTGTTGCGCCATTATTTTACTCATTCCGCATTATGGTAGCTTGCGGCTTCGCGATGCTTGTTTTATTTGCTATTGCCTTTTACTACACTGCCAAAAAATCCATACCTACCCCACGGTGGGTCTATAAAGCTGCGTTTTATTCACTGCCACTGCCTTGGATTGCTTCGGAAGCGGGATGGTTTGTAGCTGAGTATGGGCGTCAACCTTGGACCATTGCCGAAGTATTACCCGTTCACGTAGCAGCCTCAAACCTGTCAGTAGGCGATGTGGTCTTTACCTTAATTGCTTTTACGTTGTTTTACACGGCGTTTTTCTTCTTGGGTTTTTATTTGATGAAAAAATACATCGTCAAAGGCCCCACTCAATATTTTGCCGAAGCCGATGCTTTGCAATCCCAAGACGCTGATTTAACTTTGTCTAAAGGAGCTCAAGCATGATTGATTATGAAACGTTAAGAGTCATTTGGTGGGCCCTGGTCGGTGTATTACTGATCGGGTTTGTGATAACCGATGGCTTTGATTTGGGTGTGGGGGCGTTGCTCACCATCATTGGCCGTACCGATCGCGAACGCCGCATCATGATCAATACTGTGGGTCCGCATTGGGATGGTAATCAAGTTTGGTTTATCACGGCTGGCGGTGCCTTATTTGCAGCGTTTCCCATGATTTACGCGACGGCGTTCTCTGGCTTCTATATCGCATTGTTTTTGGTGCTGGCGGCACTGTGGATGCGCCCGATAGGCTTTGATTATCGCGGTAAATTCGCTAAAGAAAGCACGCGCAATATTTTTGATTGGATGTTGTTTGCAGGAGGTTTAGTGCCTTCGTTGGTGTTTGGGGTCGCGTTTGGGAACTTGTTGTTAGGGGTTCCCTTTACCCTGGATGAGACCTTAAAAGCGACTTATACGGGGACCTTTTGGCAGTTGCTGAATCCGTTCGCTTTGTTGGTTGGGCTTATTTCATTGGGCATGTTACTGACCCATGGTGCAGCATGGTTACAGCTTAAAACCGACGGTTTTATTCGTGCCCGCGCACAAAAAACGGCTTTTTATCTCGGCATTGTCACCGTCGCGTTGTTCATCATTGCGGGTGTGTGTGTTGCCTGGTTTATTGAAGGGTATGTCGTCACCTCTGAGCTGGCAACCGATGGGCAATCTAATCCGTTACTCAAAACGGTTGGCACAGAAGTCGGCGCGTGGATGGATAATTATGGCCACTATCCGTTGTTTGCCCTGGCACCGCTTATGGCCATTGTCAGCGGATTGTCTTGTAGTCTGTTCTCTGCTTTAGGACAGGCTGGAAAAGCATTTGTGGCCAGTGCGTTGCATATGACTGGCATTATTTTGACGGCGGGCTTTTCGATGTTCCCTTTCTTGTTGCCAAGCTCAGTACAGCCTGCAGCGAGTTTGACCATGTGGGACGCCACTGCGTCAGAATTGACGCTCAAAATCATGTTTTTTGTTGCCTGTGTGTTTGTGCCTATAGTGCTAGGTTACACCGCTTATTGCTTCTACGTCATGCGCGGTCGTATTAAAGATAGCGATTTGGATAAGTCACATGCCATTTATTAGAGGAGTGTAATTATGTGGTATTTTGCTTGGATCTTGGGTGTCTTGCTGGCCTGTGCTTTTGGCATCATCAATGCGATGTGGTTAGAGGCCAACGAAGATTTGGATAAGGAATAACTTTTTTTGAAATTAGCGCGATGGTTCGCCACTTTACCCAATATTAGCCCTTGGCCTTTCTGGTTGAGTGTTGGGTGTAAAGTGGCGCTTTTTGTTTTGATGCTGGTCGCCTTTTGGTGTTTTGCACAGGTCATTGATGCCTTTTTGGTGAACTTACAACCGCCACCCAAAATGATGCTGTTAGCTCTTATGGGGGTGCTGTCCAGTGTATTTTTGGTCAAAGGCGCGTTTATTTATATCCAGCATTGCAGTAAACGAGTGCTTGAGAATACCCTGCAAAAACAGCTACTTGAGCGGTTTCAACAAGAGCAACACGCCTTGTTGCGCCGTCGTTCTAGTTTTTATTGGCAAAGCTTATGGTTGACCCATATTCCTGCTTTACGTGATTGGCGCTATGATTATCAAGTGCAGCAATGGGTGGCTGTGTTAACGCCCATCGTCATTGTTGCTGTGGTATTACCCGTGAATTATGTAGTGGGTTTGACCCTAGTGTTGGCCATGCCATTGGTACCATTTTTTATGTACTTGGTAGGGTGGGGAGCGGCCAATGCTCAGCGCAAACAGTTTGTCGCATTATCTCGACTCGGTGGTTTGTTTGTGGATCGGTTAAAAAAACTACCGATCATTGCCAGTTATAACGGTTTTACCCAACAATACTCGCTGTTGCTTCGAGCCAGTGAGCAATTTAATCGACGCACGATGAAAGTGGTGGCATTGGCATTTTTATCCAATACCGTATTAGACTTTTTCTCTACCATTGCCATGGCATTAGTGGCGGTGTTTATTGGTTTTCGTTTGCTTGGCGAAATCACACTCGGTCCTGATATCGAATTTGCTCAAGGATTATGGCTACTGCTCAGTGCCCCTTTGGTGTTTAATGAGCTCAAATTACTGGGGCAGTTTTATCATCAAAAAGCCCACGCAGAGACTGCCTATTCAGAGTTGCAAGCACTGTTGCCGATGACTTTAAAGCCATCAGATGAGGCCAAGTTTAATGGCATCAGGTGGGATGCTTTTCACATACCGGTCATTGACTTAAAGGCAAACCATTTGGCTTTGCAGGTGGGTGAATGTATTAAAGTATCTGGGCGTTCTGGGGCCGGCAAAACGATCTTTTTGGAAGCATTGTTGGGGCACCAATCGGCCTCACATCAACTAGGAACTGATTGCGTCATGCTCACGCAATCTCCTGTGATTTTACCCTCTAGTATTCGCGATAATCTGTGTTTGGGGCATGATTATGACCAAACGGCCATGCACAACGTCCTGACTCAAGTAGGGTTGATGGAGTGGGTGAACGCATTGCCTGAAGGGATTAATACGGTTATGGGGCAGTATCCTCGACTTTCTGGTGGACAAGCGCAGCGCTTAGCACTCGCTCGGCTGTTGTTGCACCCAGCAAGTGTGTGGTTGCTAGATGAGCCAACGGCGCATTTACCACAAGCACAACACGAAGCGATTTCCACTTTAATCAAACAGTTAAGCCTAGGCAAAACCGTTTTGTGGTCAAGTCATAAAGAATTGCCGGGTGAATGGTTTAATCAAACATGGCACATCGAATCTGGATCCGTCATGGTGCACACCCAGATGGAGGTCGAACATGGCTAAGTGCTCGCAAGCAACCCAGAAGTCATACTCATGGCGGGATATTCCATGGATAGCGCTACTCTTATCGGCTTTACAGGGCGCTGCTGGGTTATCACTGCTGATGATATCAAGTTGGTTTATTTGTGCCAGTGCAATAGCGGCGCCACAGTTCAATTACATGTTACCGGCCGTAGCCGTTCGAGGATTTGCGTTATTGCGTATTGCGTCAGGGTATTTTCATTTGTATTTTGCGCATTCGGATTTGCTGAACAAAACAGGGCGATATCGCGCTGAGCTATTTGCACAGTTGCATGATGCACGGATCACTGAACGGTCAGGGTTCACCGAAGCCCTGGCTCATCATACTGAAAGTGTTGCCAGCGTGTGGATGGGATGGGTTGCGCAGCAAGCCAATGCGATTGTGTCTATCACTCTTGCTCTGTTCGTTAGTTTGTTTTGGTCATTACCAGGCCCTTTATACACTCTAGTATTAGCATCTGTGTGGCTTATCTTACTTGGAGGGCTGATGTGGCTGGGGGTGCATTATGCAGTACGCCAAGTGGCTGCCGAGCACGCATTTCGCGAACGATCTGAGACGGCTTTAGATACAAGTGCCATTTGGCATATGGCGCCCAATCAAGGCGCTGATTTTATGGCGCAGATGGATGCATCTAAGATGTGGCAGAGTCAGCAAATAGTGCGTCGTTACAGCGATTATGCGGTGTGGTGTTTGCAAGGAGTCTCGTTTGGGTTAGTAAGCCTGATGCTGTGGTGGCTGCCGCAAGATGAGTATGGAAATGCGCTATTGATTGTGACCCCTATTTTGCTACTCACTGCACCGGATTGGTTGTCTCGTTCGTTGCAAGTCGCGCCAGTGTTTGGCCAATATCGACAAGCGCAAGCGTCATTATGCACAACGTCGGTGCAGTCTGTTCCAAGTTTCACCATACCAGAACCGTTGCAATATTTGCAAACCAATCAGCTGTTGGTAGAGGGGGGAAAGCCAGTGTCTTTGACCCTGGTATTGGGTGAGTTAATTGTGTTACAAGGGCCTTCTGGGGTAGGAAAATCCAGATGGATGCAAGGTCTCGTCGGGCATATACCCGCAAGCGGGCAGCGCTTTTGGAACGGTAAATGTCTCCAGCAGGGATTATGTCGGGATATGTTGTATGTGCCACAATCCCCACAAATCCTCAATACGACAGTGGCGGAGAACTTGCGTTTGGCTCAATCAGAGGCGAGTGATGACGATATACGAAAGGTTCTACAACAAATGGACTTAGCGCATCTGAATATCAATGCGT encodes:
- the bioB gene encoding biotin synthase BioB, encoding MNAQIPQAPDQIRHNWTQSEVDALFALPFNDLLFQAQTVHRTHFDPNHVQVSTLLSIKTGACPEDCKYCPQSARYDTGLEKERLLEIEKVIERAKEAKAAGSTRFCMGAAWRNPKDRDMPYVVDMVKQVKAMGMETCMTLGMLTRDQALMLKQAGLDYYNHNLDTSPEYYGDIITTRTYQDRLDTLQNVRDAGMNVCSGGIVGMGESAQDRSGLLMALANLERHPESVPINMLVKVKGTPLDKVDDLDGFEFIRTIAVARIMMPKSYVRLSAGREAMNEQMQALCFMAGANSIFYGCKLLTTSNPESHADVQLFKKLGINREMTKSFSDEAYEAALADEISAQAQAELYTEVK
- a CDS encoding 8-amino-7-oxononanoate synthase, encoding MSDSFAKRFRAALAKKAQEDLLRTRRIVEDDYAGVLNVDGKAYLNFAANDYLGLRFDERVLQPFVEGLSKYGAGSGASPLVTGHSIEHARLEAWLAEKLGREAVLLFSSGFAANHALCQALLQKNDVVVSDKLMHASFIEGAMVSEAHLKRFAHNDIAHARTLLDGIDSSHAVLLASEGVFSMDGDTAPVADLVSLAHESNAMLMLDDAHALGVLGDRGLGSVDAFNLTQDDCPVLMGTFGKAVGTSGAFIAGSHELIDYLVNHAKHYIYSTAMSAANARATLASLELIVAGEQRTRLFANIARFRDGVARHGLPVLASNTAIQPFIIGSADGVLQASDYLRSLGVWVGAIRSPTVPKGSDRLRITLSAVHCDKDIDALIDALCLLREQEWG
- a CDS encoding methyltransferase domain-containing protein, giving the protein MGVVNTSPTVDKMRVAEQFSRHASEYVKQAKVQHRIAVEGLARASKWFAGRGECVVDLGCGVGHNLDALSEYAEKVIGVDIATGMVANNVSSHLIVQSDFDELSLPNASVDFVFSSMALQWSNSPMRVLSHIHRILKPGGRAMCAIMVSPSFVRLHEAFTAAGLPGRINEFAASSAWHSELFSECQLDEQVFVDEFDDFRAMMGSIKEIGASTVISQADVSPIGRAQYEHIIDGLEGDYSLDYRVCFLSLVK
- the bioD gene encoding dethiobiotin synthase → MRIMQAFFVTGTDTDVGKTVISAGLMLALTQHGHSVIGHKPISAGCELVIEDGEAGLHNEDALALMAQASVQLPYEWVNPIAFAQPIAPHIAADMAHQAIDTAVLDEALARLQQVDADVLLVEGAGGWALPIGNGKLLSEWVAKHQLPVVIVVALRLGCLNHALLTYQAVKASGCDVLGWVANDFCDQPFAQENIKTLKSMLDAPCLGVVGKVSRAEEVAAQLDVKALG
- a CDS encoding PIN domain-containing protein → MKILFDTNIVLDVLLERDEFVKNSSTLISFVEQGRLRGFLCATTVTTLDYLISKTYNRKHARSSIEKLLTIFELSSVDSKVIDLALHSELKDFEDAVQVYSGMCSKADGIVTRNPKDYKGIQLPVYEPLELIRICKSLKK
- a CDS encoding DUF6364 family protein — translated: MQSKLTLRLEERLIDSAKRYAQHNGVSLSHVVANYFAAIQSEEEKQELAPITRSLVGSSKKVKLTVDDYKKHLESKYL
- the pepE gene encoding dipeptidase PepE; amino-acid sequence: MHVLMLSSSRAHNSEYLAPNRDLIDRHLGDRKRLLFVPFAGVSISYDDYTAMVQQALPEYQVVGIHTFSDPIQAVKDAEAILVGGGNTFHLLYQLQTQGLIAPIQEAVKTGTPYIGWSAGSNICGATIRTTNDMPIIEPPSFNALGFVPFQLNPHYTDEHPKDFHGETRDQRLMEFSLLHPHIPIIGIREGSALILHGESLELADIEDGIQFLNAEKTVVSKGSDLSHLYL
- a CDS encoding type II toxin-antitoxin system PemK/MazF family toxin; this translates as MKRPTVIYEQFDVVVVPFPFTDKSASKRRPALVLNNDILSKSGKYVLAMITSSKQFPWPLDIHIKDLDSTGLAHPSIVRMKIFTLDAELILRRAGRLSEIDRARTKQAINALFQSGCPTQSTNV
- a CDS encoding AbrB/MazE/SpoVT family DNA-binding domain-containing protein → MKSSLSRLTQKYQATIPQAVREELGLHAGDQVVFEQQSGHITLRKAQPIDLAFTHAVQETMTEWNSLDDEEAYRDL